AATTTGTGCGTTTCCCATGCAGCCACTGGGTAACTGGTTTTAGGATGATGACAGCGCATGCTGAGTTGAACTTATAATGGAGGGTTCCATTACCATAGTTGTTATGTATTCATACTTTATTTGTCTCCATCCACAAGTTATCTTCCATTGGTTCCCTACATTTCAGTCAGcatgcaaagaaaataaatacatgaatattcAAAATATAGCCTTAATGTGTTGAGACGTGTATTTCTCTGGAGAAAACTTCCCCATTGTGTGCTTTAACAACTGTAAATCCAGCACATTAAAGATTAAAATCAAGAAATTATACTTGCTTTTGTATCTgtataaatgttatattttcagCTTTCACCAGAGATGTAATTGAATCCAGCTCAAAGAGCAACCCTCTGCTGTGGAACCTTAGACTCCTATAAATAAACAAGCAACACTCCTTCAACACTTGCCTATATGGCATATGGAATGATTAGCTCATGGCAAGAGCCCTCTGATCTTACAGTATGTAACCACAACTATTTTCTGTCAGCTATGTGCATTGCTTAACTCGAGTAGTGTGTCAAGAATATGGTCTCTTGAGAATTCACAAAATCTAGTTAGCCTATACTGTACATTGGCAATATGCATATTTGTTGTTGACTGTTGCtgtgtattgtatttatgttgCTTACAGGGTACTTTGTTAAGACAACACATGCAATAGTGTAAAATGAGAATTTAGCTCAACCACTGGTTGTGGTGCACTTAAGGccttaaagaaagaaagagaaaaacaatgacattatcaaactaaattaaatgtatgtactCTTCATTACTAGacatacatttgtattgttgTCTAAGCTTGTTATACTTGAGATAACATGCCAGAGATGTCGCTAGTTTATATGAATATCATGTCAACAATCATGGCGAACATAAAGATGGCTCCTCGAGCCTCACCAGCACTTAAAGGCTGCGTAAAACAGCGCCCCCATGGTGCGCAATGTGGCGAACGACGGTATTGCACTGCGATAGAGGTCGCGAGCTTGCGTCAATCATTTCAAGTCCACTGACGTTACCCAGATGCCAGGTGAAGGTGGGATTAGTAccttaaaatattaaatgttaacGGTGAACTGGGATTATTCACTGTGACGCGAAACTAATAGAACTACTGAAAGTTAACCAGCATCTTAATTACCAAATTAAACAAGTAGTTATTACGCCAGCTCACGTTCGTTTTTTATCAGTTGGCGAAGTTAACGTTTGCGTTTTTGTGAGACCGCCATTGCTAACGCTAAATGTTAGCTACTAGACCGCTGCAAACACCCGACTTGGGATTTGAAAGGAGGCCTATAGCTACTTCCGAAATGGACCCGGGGAAAGAGGACGATGTTGGCGGACATGTGAGAGATAGACAATGTCAGTTGAGTCTGTGGTCAGTTGAGTCTGTGATGAAGGACCTCAAGAGCCCAGTGGGGAACTTTAAAGTGATAACTTCGCCATCATGATTGGGACAGCGGTCTTTTGTTCTGATATCGACAGGTGAGGCTCATTTTCCTTCTCCTGTCTTTGCTCTCTCTGGGTTTCCTCATATATTATGACTGGCATTTATGAAGATGACGTCACCGTGCAGTTGCTgaggtggttttgttgcctgctgaaatgtgtgtgtctgaatgaaaGTGTGTCTCATGGACTGGGAGAGCCAAGGTGCTGGACACATTTGGAGTTcattattttacataatttgtTACGTCACCTATTCGGTCACGTGTGCATTGTTATTTGTTTATGATCTGTGTGCAGAAGTGTACTTGTATTCActtgtttgaatgttttcaacCATGGTTTGGTTTTAACAAGGGCTGTGTAATCGATGGATGTCAGTGTCCCAAGAGGGAAATTGGTTTATAATGAATTATTAGTTTAAAGAATGAATAATTCCTTCTCTTTTGCAGTCCATGTCATGTATTTGACACATTGCTATATCTTGAACATGCTTTTCAAAGTATTCTGTGAGTGTAAAATATTCCACTGATCAGTACTTCATATCTAAGAACTTAATTGGATGATATACCTCATGTCATATCTTTTATTATCTGTGTTGACATATCACATATTTCATAAGGAAGTTTCACATGGCTTTTTGAATGAACAAGTTTGTGATAACTGAAGTAACCTAAAAACAAGAAAGTTTTCTCCATCATGATCAGAAGCTCTCTGCAgtattaaaaacacttttcttttaaatattgaatatctaaaacatcctaaaataaTCTTGTATGAGGTAGATTAATCAATATCCAACGCATCTCAATTGAACCCTTATGCTAAATTATTTTGAATATAAAttacaacaacacagacacagctcattatatattttctatgAACACTGCAATTTCATGAACATCTACTGATGTATCTAATATGTTTCTGAAATGCCAAGTAAGTAAGCAAGCAACTTACCTTGCGAATTAAATTCCTCAGGCTATATTTTGATGTAAAATGTGTGACCCTTTAGTCATGATAAGAGTCATGATAACTTTATTTGTATCAGTGTTTATGAAAAGTTAAGTTAAAGTACTGAACCTGCTAAACAGATGATCACGCCTCAGGTCTTGTAACATCTGTCCTTAGTATCGCGATAAAGACAGTACATTTCATGAGCCTGTTTTTGCAGAAAAATCACCTCTTTTATTGAACAAAATTGCTCTTGATGTGATCTATGTTTGTTTGAGTATCTCAAATTATTTTTTGAATTTCAGAGAGCAGAGAATAAAATAATCAGCACCCAAAATAGTCGTTCATAGGGTGGTTTGCTTCGATAGCCCCAGGTGAACAACACAAACCAGGTctgtcctccctgttaaaacaaaacagtgtCTCCTGCCTCCATAGTCCAGACTGATGTAGTTGTACCTCTTTGTATAGTTAGGGGCTAACATTTGAATCTCCAATTTTAAATCggcatatttgtaatatttaatgcatttattacaAGGAGAGGAACATTGGTAATAAAGTTAGTAGTTGTATACATACTGTTAAGCTTTTAGAGTATATACACATCGTGGTATCTTTAGGGTTGAGCCAACATTTGGGCTAGAAAAGTAATATATACCCTCTATATTGAGCAAGAGCATGATTACACTGTACCAACATTATTAAAAAGGATTACACTTGATTATCtgataatacattataatgatGCACAAGAAAGTGTAGCGATTCTCATTTTAGTAAATGTCGATCTGTCTCAGAATGCTGCTTCATGTAGTAATTGCATAGTGGCCAGGCCAAGGATTTTTAAGCAACACAGTAATTGAATTAGCCAGCAGATATTCTGAAAATAGGCTCTCCATCCATTATAGaaattgatttgttttctggGTTTTCCTTACTCAAAGGTATTAGTGGCAACCACTTAATAAAACTCTCAAGGAACATGCTGGCTCAAGATACTGAGGAATAGTTTGTATCTGATAGTTTGATGCAAACATTAGGATGCTACTTATATCACCAGAAGACATAAGCGATAATGGACAATTAATCTGCCCCCACCTTGAAATTCCCTCCACATGAATCGGTGTAATGCAAAATTGAAAAGTCAGATGATAATGACCCACTTCTGcaaaattaattgttttattttcattcttacAAAAGATGCAATTCAACATAAATCACACATAAAATCATTACCAGTGGATCTGTTGCAAAGGAGATGGCAGCAAGAGTATTTAGAGTTAATGGGTAGATGCGTACACAACTTAAGAAACCTCACATGATTATTGCTTCTTCGCTTGATTATCAAGCTGGGGGGGCACCTGCTGCTGGTAGATTTTCTATGAGAAGCAGGAAATGCCTACAGGATCACAGACAATGAGGGATAAGCAGGTAGCATCGAGTGcaaagttaaaaataaattaactttGATAGGGGGTTAGTGAGCATTGAAAATAGACATTGGATCTGAgcaaaatattgaaatatttcaaattcAAGTGATGTTAAAAATATGATGATTAACAATGCACAGCCCAAATGAGGTGACACAAGACAATATAATAATCAGAGTGGGGGGACATTTCACAGAGCAATTTATTATATACAATCTTATACAgtatttgcttttattgtttatgaATAATTGTGGGTCTGTTCAGAGGTTGCAGTGCAGTTGCTACACTCTGAAGTACATTTACTAGGTTTACTTAAAGCGCCCCAGCACATGTTCTTCATTGCTTCACCATATCCGACATGCTGATGACGGTCTGTACAAGTTAGTCCAGCTGCCCTTGCTGTATGCTAAAGAGAAGGCCACAAGTCAGGGGGCAAACtgacagagggaggggcagGTTGTCTCCTATTACTGCAACGGCCGCCAGACTTGTTATTCCCTTTCCCAATCTGTTTGCTTTCTGTGTAACAACAACACTTGCGCCTTGCCCTTCTTCTTACTTCCCTCCCACTTTGACCTTTAGGCCTATAGCTGCCTAAGAGCAAAGGGGGACGTCAGGTGTGTGTTGCTAGTGAGCAAAGAATGGCACACTGAAGCTAGTGGTGTTACTGTTGATCCACCCAGGGGACAACCAATGAGTCCTCGGGGATTAATCTAAATAAAGAAGCAGTCATCGGTAAAACACTTACTGTTGGTAATGtgctatttgtgtttttttttctaatgtttgatttattcaATAAATGAAGCATGTTATGGACACAGCATCAACATCTGACTGGATGGTGTTATGTCCCATTGAGTGCAGCCACAATATCATAAcagaataaatattatattcgGTTGTTAAGAATTGTAACTGCAAAGATTTACCTAAAAGAAACCATTAATACCTATATTTACAAGATCACCTTCCAGAGACTAGGATTATCTAATCACTCTACCAGTCCTGGAATTATAGTTGACTCCAACATTACCTTTACAGTTCCTGCATTACAATTATAAATATGATAGTCCTTCACCATCTCTTTACTTTGAATGTTTGCTTTTGCATCTCGCTCTATAACCACAATATAACTGACCAATGGGCATAATGTATAAAACATgcaataatacacagaaacttGCTCTAAAACAATTGTAGTCGCATTGTTAGCGATCAGAATCTCGGCATTCTGGCCAGTGTTGCTGAAATGTCACTTTTGATGGCTCAATTAAATTATATGAAGGCTGAGAGGCCGCAGCATACCCCATGGTTTATCATTACTAGTTATGTAGTGTAATAAAAGTGGATCATATAGCTCATACTTAATGGCCATCCTATGTCATGGTGGCTAAACCCTATTGAATGATTTGTTGTTGCTGGACACAATAACTACCCGGTGAAAGTTTGTCATATgagcatttgtgtgtttttattttttgttgttgcggTCAGAACAAATATGATAAAACGCAGCATACTACAGTTaagtttttaaatgtaatagtAGGAATGGAGTAGGAATATGTCGGTAGAACCACATCCTTATTGCAGTAAATTCGTCAGATAGACCTGCTATCCTGTCACGTAGCGGAAATGTCCATGATTTCTTCTTGGTGGCACCCGTGAAGACACAAACTTACTCAAACATTATGTGAAACAAAGACACCAGAACCTCAcatattttgtaaatgtaaacacTGCACAAAGGGAAAAGACAAGAGAAAGCACTAAAACTACTCTAGCATTGcaatttttaaaaatgcaacGTTTGCAAAGTACAACGTTGTATTCCTATTATTGTAATTGTGTTTCATgctataacaaaaataaatataaatctataAAAAATAGATCTTGTGACAACTGGTAAACAACCACTAAACAAAAGGCGAGTTGGCGTTTTTTACGggcattaaacaaaagaaaagtgaactaaataagaataactaaggGACAGAAACATCTGGGGCAACAAAAAGAATCAAAGCAATAATTCCCTAAAAGATGATCAGATGAAGACAATTAGTGCGGCTGAACATGAACATTGAGTGTAGTTGAGCgtgaaaaaaaatcctaaaCCATGCATTATTTTTCCTGTCTTCTGATTTGAACATTTATACCTCAAATATGTAGGTAAAATCCGAAAGTAATCACAAATATCTGCATTATTGTAAACAAAAGCAATTGATTTGTatacacaataaatataaaagggTGTCCCTAAATGCAACCAACTCATTGCTCAGCTGTATTTAAATACTGTCTGTGGTGATGCTGATGACCTGTGGCTGCACTCTGTTCCTGTTACAGCTGAAGAGCCAGGCTGCCCTCCTGTGGCGGTAGCGCTTTGACAGCAGCACATAGAGCACAGGGTTGACACAGGGGTGCAGGTACTGCAGCACAGTACAGATGAAGTAAAACATCTCCCAAGCCTGTCCATGGCGATACTGCCCCAGGTACGCACACAGCTCCAGCACATAACCAGGCAGCCAGCACAGTGAGAAGGTAGCAGCAGCCAAGAACACCATGACAGAGGCACGGCGGGTGTTCCTGGCACTGGACACCGACATTACAGGGCTCTTTGTGGAGAAAAAGAGCAGCCGGACATAGTTAAAGGCGATGACCAGCATTGGAACAAAGTAGTAAAGTACAAACTGGCTCACCACTACTTGGTAGTGGTGCTCATGAATGGTTGGAAGGCAGAATGTGAAGTTGGCCAGGCTTGGGCCCAAGGTCTCTTTGGTGGCAAACATACGCAGTGGCAGGCTGATTAAGAAGCTGAGGGCCCAGACCAAGACAAACATGAGGATGACCAGGTCCATGGTTGGCGGCTGGTACGGGTTGGTGATGATCATGGCACGGGTCACGGACACGGCACACAAAGAGTAGGTGCTGGCCGCGAGGCTGAAGGCCAGCAGGAACTGGTAGACCTTGCAGGATGTGTCACCCAGAGGCCAGGAGTAACTGATTGCGGAGTGCAAGGTGAAGGGGATGAGCAGGAGGGTGAGGAAGTCGGCCAGAGTCATACTGAGTAGGAGGATGTCGAGGCGGTTCTTACGTAAGGTGTTGTACTTTGCAAACAAAGAGAAGACCAGCAGGTTGGCACAGAGCCCAATGCCCAGGATCACTCCACAGGTACAGGCAAAGATCAGCACGTAGGTATTGGGAACAGCCATATTATCACTGACTTGACATCACCTTTCAAATataagaacaaaacaaattattttctgtttaaGATTAGTTGATTGTCAAATCTATTGTTTcaacaaaaattaaaacattttgcagGGTCCAGctttttaagctttttttttctttactttgttaATTACGATAGTGAACTTAATATTTTGGGGGTCTTTgactattatttaaaaagcaagaCAAAAAACATATTGGGGTCTGGAAGAaattaaaaacagtttttttttgtgctataTTTCTTCGAAGAGAAAACATAGTTTAATTGACAAAATGTGTATGTAAACATaggtaaatatatacattttatatatgtaaaaaaaatgtttttattgctgcTCTTTTTTGGTGTATGACGTGAAAGAGGAAAGTTACATTTCTGTAACATGTCAGCTTTGTTTCTCACATAGACAAAATTACTTGTTTCAGTTGATCAAATAGCATCTGAAAGGCTAATGTCACCAAAACACACATGATGCAATATCAAATACAAGGTACATGGTTTTTACATAGCAACAGCAATTTGTCTGCTAAGATacataactttatttaattaacattttgcCAGCTACTCATACTGCTGTATATTTTGACAGATAGTGTAAATAATGAGAACAGGTGTGTGTCGTACTAAAATAGTGCCCGATGTAACAGTTCACCATCATTTGGACGCACTCACCATCATCGTTCCAGTGGTATCTCCAGGTTCATGTTTGTGAGTGAGCTATCCTTGTAACAAAAACTTCTATTTCACTGGTGTCCATCCTGTTAAACTGGACTGACAGGGAGAGGTGGCTGCCTCTCAGGACTCATTACAAAGTGTGATCGGTGAATGTGGAGGGAAGAAAGGCAAACATCACTTGGGTCAAATTGATTGTGGTTGACTTGGTTTAAAGAGAAACGACCTCAGACCAGCTGCTCAGGAAACGGTGATGTACTACATGcctgttttgttattgttataagagtatgtatgtgtatctTTAGTCTTTTAGTTACAGCTACACTTGACATGGTGAACCTTTTGTAGGACTATATCAGTTTTTTTAGGACTATAAAAATACCCTATTGACTGagactgtttgtgtttgtaaatcTTGTACTGACCTTTCCTGATCTGTTAAAGCCTCTTTGTTTTGGGGGATTTCATTCACactgtattaaatatattaaaataagtaGCACTCtccaaagaaaaaaggacaaatcCATTGATCACGATTACTTTTCATCCCCTTCTCTGTAGATATTAACGTCTCTCTCCATTGTTTCATTGATTTCTTCGATGTGAGCTTCAGGCTCCTGGCAGCGGCTTTATCAGCCTTTCCACAGCATTTATGACTCTGTGTCAGCTAATGGCCTTCGGTGTATACTGCTGCTCTTAGCACAGGATATAGCTGATGCTGATGCATTTGCTAACCCCTCCATTACCAGTGTCTCTGCCTTCAGTCAGCAGCTGCTAAAGATGCCACATGTTCTCTAGTGGGACATTAACAGCTTCATTGTGCTCTGTCCGTGGCCAAAAGTCAATGGAAATAGTGacattgacattttctttttaatcgttaggttaaaaaaaacctgttttaACCCAAATCTTGaacttcttatttatttctctagACCGCTAAGTAAGTCTAAATAGcataaagaaatacacaaaccaGGACCTCAAGATTTTCACAAAGACATTTCATCAGGACAGATATTTACTGGGGATTGAACTCAGGCCCATGGTGCCCCCCGTTTCCACCTTTCTATTTTTTAGCCACTTCATGAAGAGGCATTACAGGTTGTCTCATTAACAACGTAGATTTTAGGGATACAATGGTTAACTGACCATACTGCAGATTAGTCTGTTTTGATATCATATCAGTATACCATCCCTTATAATTGGAATGCACAATAAAGCTGAAATAATTAACCCACTAATCAATAGTTGCTCAACAGGAAATTAGCTGTCACGTGTGAGGATCTGCTACTTTGTCTAATATGATCAAATACTGAATATATTTGTCTGTTGGACACATACAATTCTGTGAAAATTATGATGGAAAGGCATATTTACTATTATATGCAATCATGGGAGGGTGAAGAAGTTCTGACTTGTCTTTAGGTTTCCAACTAGGCtaactatttattttcatgaCTAATAAATCTATTATATTATCACAAATGTCAATCTAAGTAATATTTAGCATGTTTGCTTGACTTAAACatccattttaaaaaggatcaACCTATAATCTAAATAtctgtagttttattttatctCTACCTGTCATTCGGCTTGCTGCAGTAGTCTCTGTAACGGTGTTCAGGCATACACCAATTACATTTGGCTACTTGTCCACATGCTCCACTGTGGTGCACATCAGTGCCCCACATTCATCAAATACAAAACTTTTAATTTCGTAAAATACCTAAGCTGATGTCTGCAGATATTACGATTTATAAACTGAAGTAAGTGTCTGCTCAGCAGAGAGAGTAGCAGTAGTCACATTTCACTTGGCATGTGACGAGAGTAAGGAGAGTTGACCATCAAGATGATGGTGGAGGTTGTGGTGTCAAAGTGAAAAGTAAAAGCCCCtatttgtagtagtagtagtagtagtaggagctCTACAGATAGTGGTCGTCATagacaaatatattttcttgtAGAGCTATGGTGTTATCGATAACACTGATGAAGatttcctcacagtaacttccTTTCCTATCATAAATCAGAAGTTGCACACTTGAGCCACGTATGACTTGTGAACAAAGACGccatgaatataatatattctaatgGTTACACTTTTAATGTTTGATTAACTGgaaacatgtacagtatgccCTCAGTGCATGGTGAAGAACATTAAATGAGTCTTGACAGCCCCTGATTTTGGCTTGTTCTATaaaaatatactataatatgaAATGGTGGGAGTGGATTTGATGAAGCATCCAATAAGTTACAAGTCCCTGGGGAATCTAAGTTGGGAAAGGAAAGCAGAACCATCAAAAAGAAACTTCAAAATAGAACTCAACCACAAAAGAACATGTACAG
Above is a genomic segment from Cyclopterus lumpus isolate fCycLum1 chromosome 6, fCycLum1.pri, whole genome shotgun sequence containing:
- the LOC117732092 gene encoding galanin receptor type 2 produces the protein MAVPNTYVLIFACTCGVILGIGLCANLLVFSLFAKYNTLRKNRLDILLLSMTLADFLTLLLIPFTLHSAISYSWPLGDTSCKVYQFLLAFSLAASTYSLCAVSVTRAMIITNPYQPPTMDLVILMFVLVWALSFLISLPLRMFATKETLGPSLANFTFCLPTIHEHHYQVVVSQFVLYYFVPMLVIAFNYVRLLFFSTKSPVMSVSSARNTRRASVMVFLAAATFSLCWLPGYVLELCAYLGQYRHGQAWEMFYFICTVLQYLHPCVNPVLYVLLSKRYRHRRAAWLFSCNRNRVQPQVISITTDSI